The sequence aatcatgtaaaattcataataacttaaattaaataatatgtgAATTTAATTGGTCTAAAAAATGTTTACCTCGTGAGACAAATAATAGTTGGTCAAGTGACAAGTCTCCACGTGTACGGATAAAAGTTTTTTCACATCTAAAATCCTGTCCGTCGATATTCcctgtaataataataaaaaatatatatataatgctaGTAGCTTCAcaatgaattataatttaattgtaTATAATTGgcttttcatttcatttttattcttaaatttCACAGAGAATGCATGCAACTTCTCTTTCAAGAAGaaaattgtttaaatttttctaaaaatttatttacattttttggggaaaatatatttagatttttatttttgtatgcaAAACAAAATAGGGTTTTTTTCCTCTAATTTTTCGAATTTTAATTTCTATCACTTTTCCCTCGTACGTAATCCTGTCTTCACCACGACTATTATATAAAAACTTTATTATCGaggaaaatacaaaaaaaaattaaattgaaagtTTTTTAATCCAATAAACATtaatgtttaaattaattttcctgTCGATTGTTGttttcctattttttttaaaaaaatacattagaCTATTTTTCATCTGCGAAAATCCAATAtgtcaaatttaaataatttttctcgaaaatattctttaataatttaacatagtTATCCATTAAAACTCACCTTTTTcagtaaaattaaattatattaaagattaaattaaagatAGGTTCATTAtgttcaaattaaattattaaccacaatgtaataataaaaaaacaacttAATTTAAATACCTTCAGTGTCACTTGTGAGTCTTCAGGTGTTTCTACCGTTATCTCTATTACAGTCGGCAACACTGCAAGAAATGTGAAACAAAGATGGAAGAAGCAGTTTCTGAATGAAATAAGCAAAAAAATAAAGGGCATAAATATCTcttcatcataatttttttgtaaattataAAACGAATTTCATCATCgcaattattttcgtttttgaatcAAAGTCTCAAATTCGTGAAACAGTcgtatgatatatatatatatatatatttgaaccTTGTAATGGacatacaaaattttatatatagtttGGAAATAATCAAACCTTTCTCTTCCTTCTTCTTCTTGTCTCCTTTGGCTTTGTGGGGTTTAGTCTTGCCGGCTTTAGGAGCCATTCGAATACAAAGTCACAAATTGTGTGATTTGATTCAATTTCAAATGGCAATGTCACAAATACAAATTGTTTACTTCCAATAAAAACACATATAATAAAGTTGCATTAACAATATATATCCCTTCCAAGATAATGGCTTAGAATCCGATAATCCCCAGAAATATTATTCAAGATTTCGGCATGTTTGTGGAGTAAATGTGAGACTTGAATAAACGAGTAGAAAAGTTCGAAGTTTTATTTAAGGAAGTGAAGAAGAAGTTGTTGCAGAAATGTTTGTGGGTTAGGGACCAAGAGAGgaacaaaaatgaaagaaaaaaaagagagaagagGATAGGATAAGGTAATACACAACCCACAAGCGATTTTTCTCCCGTTAAATTTTGTACTTTCTCAAGATGAATGTAAGGCTGACAATTCGAGACATCTCGCGTATCCCAGCTTAGCTTCTTCTTGGATTATTTATTTGTCTCGCAATCACAATCGCCACTTATTCTCTAGCTCCGTCCACGaacaaatatttcattaatatacgtacataatatataatatatatatgggGATAATTAAAACACATTTACAGATGTTGGTATTTCATATGTCGTGTAGAGCTAGGTGAGTTTTGAGTCACTAGCTCTTATTTGTCATGTAGACTTATCGAGAAAAATTTAAGGAGCAGTGTTCAAACTTTAGtttcgaaataaaaaaaaattgtgaattaTTGATGAAATCGaaaattagaaattattttcaaattaaaaatatatgaaaattttgaagacaaagaaaaattgattaaatattttgtaaaatatttgaaaagaatgccatttgaaTGTATAACAAACTTTGGTTGAAgcttttatcaaacactttatATGCAGGATTTTGGTTTTGCATATATACGCTAGAAACAAGAATATGACACTTGGAAAAATTTCTGTGCCATTTTCTGACATTGAAACTGTCATATTTGACTTTCTGACCATTTGGTGGTGAGGCTTGGTTCCAAGAACAAAATGGTTGAAGGAACAAGCTGATCGAATGAGCAAAACAGTTGATGAGATGGTTGGATGAGGAAAACTGTTGAATGCATTTAGCCGGTTGGATGAGCAAAACAGCCGAATGCATGTGGTTAGGTTCGATGCCTATAATTCTTGATTCGTTGATTTCTGTGTAAAGTGTAAACACGAAAGTTGTAGTTTCTAGAGAATCAATAATCATTCAATTTCAAGTTCATACGAGAGATATTTGCTCAAATACCAGCATTGTTCATGTCCAATCGGAAGCTGTATACGTGTTGCAGACCAACAACTTCATGCGATTTATCAGcttcttaagcttcgattcagacttcaATCTTTGCAGATGATTTTTATATCATCATCTTATATTTCTAATACATTCCGAATCGCTCCATTCCGTTACAATAATAGAGCTCAGAGATACGGTCAAAATACCAGGAGAGGTCTATCGAGTCGTCCGGCTCAAGGATGTTTGGCCGGTCAGATCTTGAGACCACCCCAacattaaatatgattttagagAATTGAGTTGACTTTCCAACCGCTTTAGCCTCTAGTCATTTGGATCACTGGTTTGTGATATATTTTAACCACACATCACCTCGTCTTATTTTCAACTTGACTTCATTTGAATTTTAGCTTGTCAAACTTGATATCTTGCAATTACACTCTTGAATAAATATACTAGAAACATAAGAACAAGTTTAACTatcatcaaaattaagattgctAGTGTTTCCGCAACCCAACTGATGCAGATATGTTTTAGCTtatcattaatatttattttatacactATGCATAGTTTGGTAGACATGATATGATAAACATGTGAtgtataatataaggataagttaaggatatataagatgtaggatatcatatttaatgtttggtatgattttaataagaatgattaaatttatatattagattgtaatgacaaaattaatcttatcataaaaaattttataatttcaaagttgttgtttgagtttatatttcttatctgttcatgcgccgacagtacttgcatgatttatttatttttacctaattttatatattatataaatatgatatttgagcccttgattttgtgagtcaagtcaaatgtcaatttttaaggttaatcgagtgatactaataatctgattgagatttataaaaatcatatatataattatctcgagttcatttatataattatcatattatataatatataaaaataaataaaaatatttatttgattttaattttatattaaggtcgAAAGGCATGGGcttttacaagaggaaactttaaatatttataaaaatcattaatataattatctcgagttcaaaacaccattattttttataatatataaaaataaataaaaatatttgatagggtttaagatttttatatattgagggtaattaagtcatttgtggtgttttttatcattaaattaaaattatcacatctcataaaaaagatattttattcttgtataaaattatttatcacgggCTTTCTAAAAAGGTATCAAGCATGGGATAacgaggattatttatcaatctctctcttatccagtgtaccaaactatacctaaAGTGACTGTTGCACTGTATGAAGAAAGAAAATTCTTGATTGAAAATGTACAAAGTTCTTTTATGGATACAAGGAGTTTAAAAGCATGAAGTTATGTTATACAATATCTTTGCCTAAAAGTGTGAGGGGATGCTCATTGTTATATTGATTAATGAAAATAGCATGATAGCATTGTAGCTATCGGCGTCCGGTTATTGTTTCGCAACGCTTGGTAATTTGGTTACTTAAAACTCATCGCAACACAAATATTATGTTTTAATCGTTCTCGTAAAGATAATTATCGTATCCCAATATCAACGAGTATAATTCAGTGACCACCAATTGGAAGCTACGGGAATTCAGCATCCACATTTAGTATCCGGACCATATGCACCATGTTTATCAAGCATCATCTGCATCTCATACGAATCAATGAGGCCCTATATTATTCGTAGAAGACCGTAGGGAACACTTATATTACaaactttttattataattaataatattatcatcttattttctataattcttcagATTAtggatttaatattattattcttttatgATTAATATAGATTAtggatttaatattattattcttttatgattaatattaataatataatttatttttattaattatattaatatcacattattattattaaggaaaaaaatgaGTGCAGCGACATAAgtgtgtttaaattattttgaaaagtgATTCTAATCTCACTaagttataataatttattgagATGAGAAAAATAGAAAGAAGGGTGTTTTggaattattaaataaaaaaatatgctatattgtataatttttaataaggaatgttatttttaaaaattgcatATGAGCTAGAGTAAATAAATTCTCTATATTGATTCTATTGgctagtttgttttctttttggaaCAATTTGTTGCAAGATTAGGTTGTAGTCTTGTATCTTCCAACTTtgtcaattttaattattttttgtagtAAGTGATGATGTATTTCTATATTCATGAGCGTCGAGGATTTCCTAATTCTATGAATTTATCTTAGTAGAAATTTTATATCTTTTGTAgcacaaaagaaaaataattaaaattgcaaaaaattcaaaaatatcatactaaaaataaaaatttgacaaGATAGATAATCAAAATGGTAATTTGCATATAGAAAAATTAATATACAAGATCAGATATATAATTTTACATAtagttttatttatataaattttgatacatataattattttctatataatttaaataaaagtaacaatttttgattttatagcaatattattaagtttttctagttaaataatgaaaacaatcatatttattaaaaaaagaaaatattcagGAGCTGCTGAAAGCGGAAGCTTCCCCCCAATGGCTGAGCCCGTACAAATCCAGAGACTCCCGCAGGACGCCTACATCGACGCCGTCCGCTGGCTGCCGCAGTTCTCCACCTTCACTCGCCATATCCTCCTCGCCGCTTTCGACTCCGACACCTCCACGCATTCCCTCCGAACTATCGCCTTTTCCCCTTCTCAGAACGCCTCTTCTCTGATACCCCAGTCTTCGCTTTCCGTTCCTTCAAGAATCACTTCACTGAGAACCTGTTCTTCTACCTTCAACCCCTCCAGACCGATCATCGCTGCTTCGACATTTTCCGGTTCACTCCTATTCTTTACTGCTGATTTAATTAACGGGTCTTTGAGTTTCGAGTTGTCGGTGCCTGAAAAGGGGCTCCATAATGGTTTCGTTTCGGGAATTGATTTGAATGAAAATGGGTCGGAGTGCGTGAGTGTTGGGGAGGATGGAAGGGTCAATTTGGTGGGTTTGGCAGAGAAGGGGGGTTTTAGGAGGGTTTTTGACAGTAATGGGTTGGTGTCGTATAGTGCGGTTAAGTGGGCTTCTCCTGTTGAGTTTGTGACCGGCGGAGTTGGTCGGTTTGGCCTTCACTGGTGGGATCAGCGGAAACCTGGTGGACCGGTGGCTTTGTTCAAGGGCAATTGGTAATGTTTTGATACTGTTCTTTAGAGGAATGTTGATCTCGATGCATGGTCTGTTGCGTGGAATTCAAAGTTAAGATACGGTGTTCGTCGAAGAGTAAATTTTAGGCAGATTTTACAACTTGAGAATTTGATAATCAGctgttaaaaaattatttgggaCTTTTGTTTTCTTATAGGATCTTTTGAAGCCAGTGCGTGTTTGGATAATTTTTTCCCAGCCATTTTAAGTATCTATATCAGTCAATGCAACggatttaaaaaatcattcatttcaaatcaatctatcaaatttttttcctcaaattcaAATTCTTCGTCCGAATGCAACCCAAGTGAAAATCATAAATCAGTTGTAATATTAACACGTTAGCACGGGCCTTTAATGAGTGGAATGGGTATGGGTTTGAGCCAATTTCATGCTTAGTTTTCAATATTAGAACTTGTATGTTTTGATTATTCATTCTCTAGTCCGTGGACCATGATTTATGTGATTATGTTCGCCTGTAAGTTGGTTTGCTTGACTACATCAACAGGACAGATGGGactacttctggaattgttcaTTCCGTTGATATCCATCCTTCACGAAAGTATACTTGCCTTGTAAGATGTTTCTCCATCCTTCCTAGTTTGACTGTGCTGAAATTAAAACAATCGTGGGTGAATGAATGTTCATGACATATAATCTGGAAATTTATCAGTCTTAACATCCTGTTTAAATATTTCACCCAATACGCATCCCGCTTTTCACATTATgcaaaaaaggggaaaaaagcCCTCTACATGAGGTGACTGAGTTTTgccatttggatgaatataAGCGCGTGCAAATTTTCATCGgctttttattaatatatggtTTATCGTCTGGGTGTCTTTATTGGTTATTCTGAAGTTATTTTCCCAGTCTTCATTTAGTTATCTTACCTTTGGATTTGCTTTATGTTTATATTTGAAGGCAGGAGGCTCGTCTGGTACTCTGTTTGCATGGGATATTCGTTCACCAAAAGAGTCCACTATCTTATCATCAGTCGGTCTTAATGATGCACCAGCCAATTCACTTGTAGAAAGTGACATATGGGAGGTTCAGTATGACAATTATACTCATTCTTCCAAGATCAGTAACCTGTCATCATCTCGGATTCTACCAGCCATGACTTGTTCAGAAGATGGAATCCTTGCTGTTATCGAGCACGGTGCGCATAATTCTTGGCTGCCCATGTTTTCTTGCATTCACGTCCATCAGAATGACTCAGATCTCTCATTCCGTGGACACTGAGTTGTTGAATTGCTTATAAAAATACATGCTTCATGGTTAGGGACTTATTTATTTTACTCAATATTACAGGTCAGGAACCAATAGAGATTTTGGCTGAACCGTGTGCAATAAACTGCTTTGACATCGACAGGCAAAATCCTACGGTAAATCTTTACAATTCACAAAAACTATTGTCATTTTGTTTGTTTCGTccaatttattttagaaaaaacttGCACTTCATCTGGTTTTCGACTGTGCTTTATTTAACGTTGTAGATATTGTCACCTCGCAGGATGTGATATGTAGTTTGGAATGGGAATCGCTGGCCATCTTGACGAGGCCATAAGCTTTAGTGATGGAGGGTAGGCATTGGAAATGAGCTGCATCTGTAGCTTTCGCTCACCTGCGATATAAAAGTTCTCTTTCTAAGTTTGTTGTATGAGTTTGACATAACTATGGGTCGATTTTTTGTATGCTGCTACTCTAGGTTTAGGTGACGCATTTCTTCAGCCCTTTCACAATTTTGTGTCGATGGGGATCAACCAAGATTGTTCCTTTGCTCTACAAATGTTGGTTGCGTGATGCTATTGTTTGCTCCTCAAGAGCATGGCTGTATGTGCTATAATGCTGTGATGTGCTATGCTTGGGGTGGACCGTGTAAACGATTAAATtgactcaaaaaatatttgattcgtatttGATCTTATCGAattcgagccgaactcgaacATGTTCAAACTTTTCTCGAGCATAACTCGAGcctaattattttgtttcataGTTTTCGAACCTCTGGcgagttttagtattttattaatacaatataattttcaaatagttCGTGAACATGTTCGAGTTTTTCAAGATAAACTCAATCTTTAATTTGAAACGAATTCgagcaaaatttttttaaagttatcGAACTTTGAATCAAACTCGAATGAGCTTTCAAATTTTGTCATATTCGACTTGATTCGATTCGTTTACATATTTAGATAGACGCGAGTAATTTTGGGAAA comes from Primulina huaijiensis isolate GDHJ02 chromosome 2, ASM1229523v2, whole genome shotgun sequence and encodes:
- the LOC140971301 gene encoding nuclear pore complex protein NUP43, with translation MAEPVQIQRLPQDAYIDAVRWLPQFSTFTRHILLAAFDSDTSTHSLRTIAFSPSQNASSLIPQSSLSVPSRITSLRTCSSTFNPSRPIIAASTFSGSLLFFTADLINGSLSFELSVPEKGLHNGFVSGIDLNENGSECVSVGEDGRVNLVGLAEKGGFRRVFDSNGLVSYSAVKWASPVEFVTGGVGRFGLHWWDQRKPGGPVALFKGNWTDGTTSGIVHSVDIHPSRKYTCLAGGSSGTLFAWDIRSPKESTILSSVGLNDAPANSLVESDIWEVQYDNYTHSSKISNLSSSRILPAMTCSEDGILAVIEHGQEPIEILAEPCAINCFDIDRQNPTDVICSLEWESLAILTRP